From one Trifolium pratense cultivar HEN17-A07 linkage group LG1, ARS_RC_1.1, whole genome shotgun sequence genomic stretch:
- the LOC123903114 gene encoding PITH domain-containing protein At3g04780 — protein MSGESATTAIHKGQVDLLDFIDWTSVECLNQSTTHSLPNAIKQGYREDEGLHLESDADEQLLLYIPFTQVIKLYSIAFKGPEDEGPKTVKLFSNKEHMGFSNVNDYPPSDTVVLSPEHLQGKPVLLKYVKFQNVRSLTIFIEDNQTGSEITKVQKIQLIGSTVETTDMKGLKKIEDH, from the exons ATGTCTGGAGAATCAGCCACCACCGCTATTCACAAGGGTCAA GTTGATCTCTTAGACTTCATTGATTGGACTAGTGTTGAATGTCTCAATCAAAGCACCACTCATTCACTCCCCAATGCTATCAAACAG gGTTATAGAGAAGATGAAGGTTTGCATCTTGAAAGTGATGCTGATGAACAGCTTTTGCTTTATATTCCATTCACTCAAGTTATTAAACTTTATTCCATTGCTTTCAAAGGTCCTGAAGATGAAG GCCCCAAGACAGTGAAGCTCTTTTCCAACAAGGAGCACATGGGATTCAG taaTGTCAATGACTATCCACCAAGTGATACAGTAGTTTTATCCCCAGAGCACCTCCAG GGGAAACCGGTTCTTTTAAAGTATGTCAAATTTCAAAATGTTCGTAG CTTGACAATATTTATTGAGGATAACCAAACTGGTTCTGAGATCACAAAAGTTCAGAAGATTCAGCTGATCGGATCAAC AGTTGAAACAACAGACATGAAGGGTTTGAAGAAGATTGAGGATCATTGA